A DNA window from Engystomops pustulosus chromosome 6, aEngPut4.maternal, whole genome shotgun sequence contains the following coding sequences:
- the TMEM51 gene encoding transmembrane protein 51 → MAHSKSSGTHYALTAIGVGLLVLGVVMAVWNLVPGFGSNDHPAPPQGNASTPHNNVDVNLKSKTFSVAYVLVGSGIALLLLSICLSIRSKRKHRLSMEEVRVVQQEARPAPLDENQEDVESPHYSAPSYEEVMRIGYSTPEATETDRHQRMSVSLPSYESLTELDETTPTRPNASSAKQEQPKRTNSRSGKEKKPLNIRRIKSDKLHLKEFRLNLSGQIKMAETNKIEPITPPPQYDDKRIGSDQPA, encoded by the exons ATGGCACATTCAAAATCTAGTGGAACCCACTATGCTCTTACTGCCATTGGAGTGGGCTTACTTGTACTCGGTGTGGTGATGGCAGTATGGAACCTTGTCCCAGGTTTTGGGAGCAATGACCACCCAGCGCCACCTCAGGGTAATGCCAGCACGCCACATAACAATGTGGATGTTAATCTAAAGAGTAAGACTTTCTCGGTAGCCTACGTCCTGGTGGGATCTGGAATTGCTCTTCTTTTATTGTCAATCTGCTTAAGCATACGCAGCAAGCGCAAGCACCGTTTGAGTATGGAGGAAGTGAGGGTTGTCCAGCAAGAAGCACGCCCAGCACCGCTGGATGAAAA CCAAGAAGATGTGGAATCCCCTCATTATTCTGCTCCCAGCTATGAGGAAGTGATGAGGATTGGGTACAGCACCCCCGAAGCAACAGAGACTGACCGTCACCAGAGGATGAGCGTTTCCCTCCCTTCTTACGAGTCCTTAACTGAACTTGATGAAACCACCCCCACTAGGCCTAATGCCTCCTCAGCCAAGCAAGAGCAACCAAAGAGGACAAATTCTCGTTCTGGGAAAGAGAAAAAGCCCTTGAATATCAGGAGGATTAAATCTGACAAACTCCACCTGAAAGAATTCAGATTGAACTTGTCAGGTCAAATAAAGATGGCAGAAACTAACAAGATAGAACCCATAACCCCACCCCCACAATACGACGATAAGAGGATTGGTTCTGATCAGCCCGCATAG